TGGACTACGTTCGCCGCATTCGACTTGAAAAAGCCGCTTTTTATCTCACCTCCTCGACCCTCTCCCTGCAACAGATCGCAACGCTTGCGGGATTTTCTGACGCAAACTATTTTGGCAGGATGTTCAAAAAGGAATACGGCTGCACGCCCAAAGCATACAGGGCCGCGCACACGGTCTGAGACGTGAACGACCGCAAGATTGTGCTAGGAAAGAACAATCCGCGACCGTTTTTGTGTAAGCGTTTCCGCGTACGATGGGATTATACGCTTTCAGGGCAAAGGGGACGAAAGACATGAGTGAAGGATTGACGTCGGCTGCGCGCGTCATTCGGGCGCCGCGCGGAACAGAGATCAGCGCAAAAGGCTGGCAGCAAGAGGCGGCCTTGCGGATGCTGATGAACAACCTTGATCCAGAGGTGGCGGAGCGCCCCGAGGATCTTGTCGTGTACGGCGGGATCGGAAAAGCTGCGCGAAACTGGGCGAGCTTTGACAAGATTGTGGAGTGCCTGCGCGATCTTGAGGCGGATGAAACCCTCTTGATCCAATCGGGGAAACCGGTTGGCGTCTTTCGGACGCACCGCCACGCGCCGCGCGTGCTGCTTTCGAATTCCGTGTTGGTGCCGGCATTCGCGAACTGGGAGACGTTTCACGAATTGGATCAAAAGGGACTCATCATGTTCGGGCAGATGACCGCGGGAAGTTGGATCTACATTGGCAGTCAAGGCATCCTTCAGGGCACCTACGAGACGTTCGCAGAGGCGGCGCGCCAGCACAGCGGGGGCACGCTTAGAGGGACGCTTACGCTGAGCGCCGGACTTGGCGGCATGGGCGGCGCGCAGCCGCTTGCCGTGACGATGAATGAAGGAGTGTTCATCGGGGTTGAGATCGACCCGTCGCGCATCAAGCGCCGTGTAAAAACGCGCTACTGTGACGTGCTTGTGCGCGATCTGGATGAGGCGCTTTCGCGCGCGCGCGCCGCACAGGAGAAGGGGGAGCCGCTCTCAATTGGGCTTGTCGGCAACGCGGCTGAAGTCCTCCCGGAGATGGTTCGCCGCGGTGTTGTGCCGAACTTTGTGACGGATCAGACGTCGGCGCACGATCCGCTCAACGGGTACATCCCTGCCGGATACACGCTTGACGAGGCGGCCGAACTTCGCAAAAGCGACCCAAAGGCGTATGTGGCGCTCGCGAAAAAGGCGATGGCGACACATGTGCAGGCGATGCTTGATTTTAAGAGGATGGGTGCGGTCGTCTTTGACTATGGCAACAACATTAGGCAGGTGGCGTTTGACGAAGGTGTGCAGGACGCATTTTCTTTTCCAGGCTTTGTTCCCGCGTACATTCGGCCGCTCTTTTGTGAAGGAAAGGGTCCGTTTCGCTGGGCAGCGCTTTCTGGCGACCCGCGCGACATCGAAAAAACGGATGAATTGGTGCTGGAGCTCTTTCCTGAGAATGAGGCGCTGCACCGCTGGATCAAGCTCGCCCGTGAAAAAGTGGCGTTTCAGGGACTGCCTGCGCGAATCTGCTGGCTTGGCTATGGCGAGCGGATGAAGTTTGGTCTCGCGATCAACGAGATGGTGCGCAGCGGTGAACTGCTGGCCCCGATCGTGATTGGCCGCGATCATCTGGACTGCGGATCGGTCGCCTCGCCCAATCGCGAAACGGAGGCGATGAAGGACGGCAGCGACGCGGTGGCCGACTGGGCCGTCTTGAACGCGCTTGTGAACACGGCTTCCGGCGCGAGTTGGGTTTCGTTTCATCACGGTGGGGGTGTCGGGATGGGTTATTCGCTGCACGCCGGTATGGTGGTCGTGGCAGACGGGACAAAAGAGGCAGACGAGCGGCTGTCGCGTGTGTTGACGACAGACCCTGGCATGGGGATCATCCGGCACGCGGACGCAGGATACGAGAAGGCGATCGACGTCGCCCGGGAGCGCGGGGTGCGCGTTCCGATGCTTGGGATCTGAGACGGGAGGGATGAACGTGGCACAAGGCGCCGTGGACCTTTTGGTGCACAATGTCGGGACGCTGATCACGATGCGCGGAGCGCCAGGTCCGCGCTCAGGTGCGGGCATGGCAGAGATCGGCGCGGTCGCAGGCGGTGCCGTGGCGATCGCTGATGGCTTGATCCTCGCGGCAGGGCGTGAGGAGGATGTGCGCGATCAGATCGCAGGCCGCGCGATTTTGCAGGAGCTAGACGCGCAGGGGCGGCTTTTGACGCCGGGGCTTATCGATCCGCACACACACCTCGTGCACGGCGGATCGCGGGAGCATGAGCTCGCGCTAAAGTTACGGGGTGTATCCTACTTAGAGATTCTGGCACAGGGCGGAGGAATTCTCAGCACGGTGGAAATGACGCGTGCGGCAACAGAGGATGAACTCTACGCAAAGGCAAAAAAGAGCCTTGACACAATGCTGCTTCATGGCGCGACAACGGTCGAGGCAAAAAGCGGGTATGGCCTCACACTCGAGGATGAATTGAAGCAACTGCGCGTCGCAAAGCGTTTGCAAGAGACGCATGCGGTCGACGTGGTGTCCACCTTTATGGGCGCACATGCGGTGCCTAAGGAATACAAGGGGTGTGCGGATGCGTATGTGGAACTGGTGACCGGTGTGATGCTGCCTGAAGTAAAACG
This sequence is a window from Ferroacidibacillus organovorans. Protein-coding genes within it:
- the hutU gene encoding urocanate hydratase produces the protein MSEGLTSAARVIRAPRGTEISAKGWQQEAALRMLMNNLDPEVAERPEDLVVYGGIGKAARNWASFDKIVECLRDLEADETLLIQSGKPVGVFRTHRHAPRVLLSNSVLVPAFANWETFHELDQKGLIMFGQMTAGSWIYIGSQGILQGTYETFAEAARQHSGGTLRGTLTLSAGLGGMGGAQPLAVTMNEGVFIGVEIDPSRIKRRVKTRYCDVLVRDLDEALSRARAAQEKGEPLSIGLVGNAAEVLPEMVRRGVVPNFVTDQTSAHDPLNGYIPAGYTLDEAAELRKSDPKAYVALAKKAMATHVQAMLDFKRMGAVVFDYGNNIRQVAFDEGVQDAFSFPGFVPAYIRPLFCEGKGPFRWAALSGDPRDIEKTDELVLELFPENEALHRWIKLAREKVAFQGLPARICWLGYGERMKFGLAINEMVRSGELLAPIVIGRDHLDCGSVASPNRETEAMKDGSDAVADWAVLNALVNTASGASWVSFHHGGGVGMGYSLHAGMVVVADGTKEADERLSRVLTTDPGMGIIRHADAGYEKAIDVARERGVRVPMLGI